A region from the Drosophila bipectinata strain 14024-0381.07 chromosome 3R, DbipHiC1v2, whole genome shotgun sequence genome encodes:
- the gammaCOP gene encoding coatomer subunit gamma isoform X1: MNYFSLKKQQRSSHSKSTGPSNAYQNLEKTSVLQETRTFNETPVNARKCIHILTKILYLINQGEQLVAREATDCFFAMTKLFQSKDVVLRRMVYLGIKELSSIAEDVIIVTSSLTKDMTGKEDLYRAAAIRALCSITDNTMLQAVERYMKQCIVDKNAAVSCAALVSSLRLASTSGDVVKRWANEAQEALNSDNIMVQYHALGLLYHIRKSDRLAVSKLVNKLTRGSPKSPYAVCMLIRIACKLIEEEDIPAEELSDSPLFTFIESCLRHKSEMVIYEAAHAIVNLKNTNPRMLSPAFSILQLFCSSPKATLRFAAVRTLNKVAMTHPAAVTTCNLDLEGLITDSNRSVATLAITTLLKTGAESSVERLMKQISTFVAEISDEFKVVVVQAICALCTKYPRKHSVLMNFLSGMLREEGGLEYKTSIVDTIITIIEENADAKESGLSHLCEFIEDCEHVSLAVRILHLLGKEGPFAATPSKYIRFIYNRVILESPIVRAAAVTALAQFGASCPALLSNILVLLGRCQMDPDDEVRDRATYYLSILNSEKPELYKNYIIERENCSLALLEKSLSEHLNGDLETRFDISIVPKAAIVKVEVPSDVMLVTSSAPRPPKITREEESAARLAQLPGIQVLGPIHRSTAPIQLTESETEYTVQCIKHIFGQHVVLQFDCLNTLSDQFLENVRVELTLPEGFTARAVIPCPKLPYNELQTTFVIVEFPPDPASSIATFGATLRFVVKDCDPNTGEPDSDEGYDDEYMLEDLEITVADQIQKTKKNNFQVAWDAADSEEWLQAEDTFVLSAVTTLQDAVNTIVKILGLGAANLSEKVPEGTHLHTLLCSGTFRGGAEVLVRAKLALSEGVTLNLTVRSTDQDVAELITAAIG; encoded by the exons atgaattatttttcgctcaaaaaacaacaacgatCATCCCACTCCAAATCGACAGGGCCGAGCAATGCGTACCAGAATCTGGAGAAGACGTCGGTGCTGCAGGAGACGCGGACGTTCAACGAAACACCGGTGAATGCCCGCAAGTGCATCCACATCCTCACCAAGATCCTTTATCTAATCAACCAGGGCGAGCAGCTGGTGGCCCGTGAGGCCACAGATTGTTTCTTCGCCATGACTAAGCTGTTCCAGTCCAAGGATGTGGTGCTGCGTCGCATGGTCTACCTCGGGATCAAGGAGCTGAGCTCGATTGCCGAGGATGTGATCATCGTCACCAGCTCGCTAACAAAAGACATGACTGGCAAGGAGGATCTTTACAGGGCGGCGGCCATTCGTGCCCTCTGCAGCATTACAGACAACACCATGCTGCAGGCTGTGGAGCGCTACATGAAGCAGTGCATCGTGGACAAGAACGCTGCCGTTTCCTGTGCAGCCCTGGTCAGCTCCTTACGTTTGGCCAGTACCTCCGGCGACGTGGTCAAGCGATGGGCCAACGAAGCCCAGGAAGCCCTGAACAGTGACAACATCATGGTGCAGTACCACGCCCTGGGACTGCTCTACCACATCCGCAAGTCCGACCGGCTGGCTGTTTCGAAGTTGGTCAACAAGCTAACTCGTGGCTCCCCGAAGAGCCCCTATGCTGTGTGCATGCTG ATTCGCATTGCTTGTAAGCTAATCGAAGAGGAAGACATTCCCGCCGAGGAACTGTCCGACTCGCCGCTCTTCACGTTCATAGAGTCGTGCCTGCGCCACAAGAGCGAGATGGTGATCTACGAGGCGGCTCATGCCATTGTCAATTTGAAGAACACAAATCCGCGGATGTTGTCGCCGGCATTTTCGATTTTGCAGCTTTTCTGCAGCTCACCGAAGGCCACCCTCCGTTTTGCCGCAGTACGAACGCTTAACAAGGTAGCCATGACGCATCCGGCCGCGGTGACCACTTGCAATCTCGATCTGGAGGGCTTGATCACAGACTCCAATCGGTCAGTGGCCACGCTGGCAATTACAACCTTGCTGAAAACCGGCGCCGAATCTTCGGTGGAGCGTCTGATGAAACAAATATCCACCTTCGTGGCGGAAATCTCTGATGAATTCAAGGTGGTTGTTGTCCAAGCCATTTGTGCGCTATGCACCAAGTATCCGCGCAAGCACTCCGTGCTCATGAACTTCCTTAGCGGCATGCTGCGTGAGGAAGGTGGATTGGAGTACAAGACATCCATTGTGGACACAATCATCACTATTATCGAGGAGAATGCGGATGCCAAGGAGTCCGGCTTGTCGCATTTGTGCGAGTTCATTGAGGACTGTGAGCACGTTTCTCTGGCGGTGCGAATTCTCCATCTGCTTGGAAAGGAGGGTCCGTTTGCAGCTACGCCTTCGAAGTATATTAGGTTTATATACAATCGTGTTATTCTGGAGAGCCCGATTGTGCGAGCAGCAGCTGTCACGGCCTTGGCCCAGTTTGGAGCCTCTTGTCCGGCTCTTCTGAGTAATATTTTGGTCTTGCTCGGTCGATGCCAAATGGATCCCGACGACGAAGTCAGAGATCGAGCCACCTATTACCTGAGCATCTTGAACTCGGAGAAGCCAGAGCTTTACAAAAACTACATCATTGAGAGGGAAAACTGCTCGTTGGCTCTGCTCGAAAAATCGCTATCTGAGCATCTGAATGGCGATTTGGAGACACGTTTCGATATTTCAATAGTCCCCAAGGCTGCGATCGTCAAGGTAGAGGTACCCAGCGATGTGATGTTGGTTACGAGCAGTGCTCCACGGCCGCCTAAGATCACGCGAGAGGAGGAGAGCGCAGCTCGATTGGCCCAGTTACCGGGTATCCAGGTTTTGGGACCCATCCATCGTAGCACCGCTCCCATCCAGCTCACTGAAAGTGAAACCGAATACACTGTGCAGTGCATCAAGCACATCTTTGGGCAGCACGTGGTCTTACAGTTTGATTGTCTCAACACGCTGTCTGACCAGTTCCTGGAGAACGTGCGGGTGGAGCTCACGTTGCCCGAAGGATTCACAGCCCGGGCGGTCATTCCGTGTCCCAAACTACCATATAATGAGTTACAGACGACGTTTGTCATAGTGGAGTTCCCACCCGACCCAGCCAGTTCCATAG CCACGTTTGGAGCCACTTTGCGGTTTGTGGTCAAAGACTGCGATCCAAACACTGGCGAACCGGATTCCGACGAGGGCTATGACGATGAGTACATGCTGGAGGACTTGGAGATCACAGTTGCCGATCAGATACAAAAGACGAAGAAAAATAACTTCCAGGTGGCCTGGGATGCGGCTGACAGCGAAG aATGGCTACAAGCCGAGGACACTTTTGTTCTGTCAGCGGTTACCACATTACAGGATGCTGTCAATACAATAGTGAAAATACTGGGATTAGGCGCAGCAAACCTATCTGAGAAGGTACCTGAGGGCACGCACCTGCACACGCTGCTTTGTTCGG GTACCTTCAGAGGCGGAGCCGAGGTGCTTGTCCGAGCCAAGTTAGCACTGTCCGAGGGTGTGACGCTGAATCTAACCGTGCGCAGCACAGATCAGGATGTGGCGGAGCTCATAACGGCGGCCATTGGATAA
- the gammaCOP gene encoding coatomer subunit gamma isoform X2 encodes MGSFRREKDEEEDGPSNAYQNLEKTSVLQETRTFNETPVNARKCIHILTKILYLINQGEQLVAREATDCFFAMTKLFQSKDVVLRRMVYLGIKELSSIAEDVIIVTSSLTKDMTGKEDLYRAAAIRALCSITDNTMLQAVERYMKQCIVDKNAAVSCAALVSSLRLASTSGDVVKRWANEAQEALNSDNIMVQYHALGLLYHIRKSDRLAVSKLVNKLTRGSPKSPYAVCMLIRIACKLIEEEDIPAEELSDSPLFTFIESCLRHKSEMVIYEAAHAIVNLKNTNPRMLSPAFSILQLFCSSPKATLRFAAVRTLNKVAMTHPAAVTTCNLDLEGLITDSNRSVATLAITTLLKTGAESSVERLMKQISTFVAEISDEFKVVVVQAICALCTKYPRKHSVLMNFLSGMLREEGGLEYKTSIVDTIITIIEENADAKESGLSHLCEFIEDCEHVSLAVRILHLLGKEGPFAATPSKYIRFIYNRVILESPIVRAAAVTALAQFGASCPALLSNILVLLGRCQMDPDDEVRDRATYYLSILNSEKPELYKNYIIERENCSLALLEKSLSEHLNGDLETRFDISIVPKAAIVKVEVPSDVMLVTSSAPRPPKITREEESAARLAQLPGIQVLGPIHRSTAPIQLTESETEYTVQCIKHIFGQHVVLQFDCLNTLSDQFLENVRVELTLPEGFTARAVIPCPKLPYNELQTTFVIVEFPPDPASSIATFGATLRFVVKDCDPNTGEPDSDEGYDDEYMLEDLEITVADQIQKTKKNNFQVAWDAADSEEWLQAEDTFVLSAVTTLQDAVNTIVKILGLGAANLSEKVPEGTHLHTLLCSGTFRGGAEVLVRAKLALSEGVTLNLTVRSTDQDVAELITAAIG; translated from the exons ATGGGTTCGTTCCGCCGCGAAAaagacgaggaggaggacg GGCCGAGCAATGCGTACCAGAATCTGGAGAAGACGTCGGTGCTGCAGGAGACGCGGACGTTCAACGAAACACCGGTGAATGCCCGCAAGTGCATCCACATCCTCACCAAGATCCTTTATCTAATCAACCAGGGCGAGCAGCTGGTGGCCCGTGAGGCCACAGATTGTTTCTTCGCCATGACTAAGCTGTTCCAGTCCAAGGATGTGGTGCTGCGTCGCATGGTCTACCTCGGGATCAAGGAGCTGAGCTCGATTGCCGAGGATGTGATCATCGTCACCAGCTCGCTAACAAAAGACATGACTGGCAAGGAGGATCTTTACAGGGCGGCGGCCATTCGTGCCCTCTGCAGCATTACAGACAACACCATGCTGCAGGCTGTGGAGCGCTACATGAAGCAGTGCATCGTGGACAAGAACGCTGCCGTTTCCTGTGCAGCCCTGGTCAGCTCCTTACGTTTGGCCAGTACCTCCGGCGACGTGGTCAAGCGATGGGCCAACGAAGCCCAGGAAGCCCTGAACAGTGACAACATCATGGTGCAGTACCACGCCCTGGGACTGCTCTACCACATCCGCAAGTCCGACCGGCTGGCTGTTTCGAAGTTGGTCAACAAGCTAACTCGTGGCTCCCCGAAGAGCCCCTATGCTGTGTGCATGCTG ATTCGCATTGCTTGTAAGCTAATCGAAGAGGAAGACATTCCCGCCGAGGAACTGTCCGACTCGCCGCTCTTCACGTTCATAGAGTCGTGCCTGCGCCACAAGAGCGAGATGGTGATCTACGAGGCGGCTCATGCCATTGTCAATTTGAAGAACACAAATCCGCGGATGTTGTCGCCGGCATTTTCGATTTTGCAGCTTTTCTGCAGCTCACCGAAGGCCACCCTCCGTTTTGCCGCAGTACGAACGCTTAACAAGGTAGCCATGACGCATCCGGCCGCGGTGACCACTTGCAATCTCGATCTGGAGGGCTTGATCACAGACTCCAATCGGTCAGTGGCCACGCTGGCAATTACAACCTTGCTGAAAACCGGCGCCGAATCTTCGGTGGAGCGTCTGATGAAACAAATATCCACCTTCGTGGCGGAAATCTCTGATGAATTCAAGGTGGTTGTTGTCCAAGCCATTTGTGCGCTATGCACCAAGTATCCGCGCAAGCACTCCGTGCTCATGAACTTCCTTAGCGGCATGCTGCGTGAGGAAGGTGGATTGGAGTACAAGACATCCATTGTGGACACAATCATCACTATTATCGAGGAGAATGCGGATGCCAAGGAGTCCGGCTTGTCGCATTTGTGCGAGTTCATTGAGGACTGTGAGCACGTTTCTCTGGCGGTGCGAATTCTCCATCTGCTTGGAAAGGAGGGTCCGTTTGCAGCTACGCCTTCGAAGTATATTAGGTTTATATACAATCGTGTTATTCTGGAGAGCCCGATTGTGCGAGCAGCAGCTGTCACGGCCTTGGCCCAGTTTGGAGCCTCTTGTCCGGCTCTTCTGAGTAATATTTTGGTCTTGCTCGGTCGATGCCAAATGGATCCCGACGACGAAGTCAGAGATCGAGCCACCTATTACCTGAGCATCTTGAACTCGGAGAAGCCAGAGCTTTACAAAAACTACATCATTGAGAGGGAAAACTGCTCGTTGGCTCTGCTCGAAAAATCGCTATCTGAGCATCTGAATGGCGATTTGGAGACACGTTTCGATATTTCAATAGTCCCCAAGGCTGCGATCGTCAAGGTAGAGGTACCCAGCGATGTGATGTTGGTTACGAGCAGTGCTCCACGGCCGCCTAAGATCACGCGAGAGGAGGAGAGCGCAGCTCGATTGGCCCAGTTACCGGGTATCCAGGTTTTGGGACCCATCCATCGTAGCACCGCTCCCATCCAGCTCACTGAAAGTGAAACCGAATACACTGTGCAGTGCATCAAGCACATCTTTGGGCAGCACGTGGTCTTACAGTTTGATTGTCTCAACACGCTGTCTGACCAGTTCCTGGAGAACGTGCGGGTGGAGCTCACGTTGCCCGAAGGATTCACAGCCCGGGCGGTCATTCCGTGTCCCAAACTACCATATAATGAGTTACAGACGACGTTTGTCATAGTGGAGTTCCCACCCGACCCAGCCAGTTCCATAG CCACGTTTGGAGCCACTTTGCGGTTTGTGGTCAAAGACTGCGATCCAAACACTGGCGAACCGGATTCCGACGAGGGCTATGACGATGAGTACATGCTGGAGGACTTGGAGATCACAGTTGCCGATCAGATACAAAAGACGAAGAAAAATAACTTCCAGGTGGCCTGGGATGCGGCTGACAGCGAAG aATGGCTACAAGCCGAGGACACTTTTGTTCTGTCAGCGGTTACCACATTACAGGATGCTGTCAATACAATAGTGAAAATACTGGGATTAGGCGCAGCAAACCTATCTGAGAAGGTACCTGAGGGCACGCACCTGCACACGCTGCTTTGTTCGG GTACCTTCAGAGGCGGAGCCGAGGTGCTTGTCCGAGCCAAGTTAGCACTGTCCGAGGGTGTGACGCTGAATCTAACCGTGCGCAGCACAGATCAGGATGTGGCGGAGCTCATAACGGCGGCCATTGGATAA
- the Gr97a gene encoding putative gustatory receptor 97a, translating to MRFVLRKIRRLLFAWQRLVPAKFRWYKVHSQLVLICLTIIIFFNILFGVYLGRFDFRRRKFVFSKLVTAYCFAMASIFGAYYIWHVYKEISIGQLSRSHTIEIYCYMNVCVCLINYVTQWEKTSQIIGFQNSVPLFKILNSLDISLKVVIRSFTYSTIKTFACPLIEYGTLSLYQKRAHPELQWTSFATARTMLPVIVANQINNCFFGGLVIADLVLSSINQQLENIVKEANMLQTPVQMGLQKPYYRMRRFCELADGLDELAEKYYYCAILSKGYLRFTDWSMVLSLLMNLIGITLGFYNQYMAIADHYINEEPFDFYLAMVVLVFLSVPFMELVMVARISNQMLRETRKTGDLLQHIDLQNADVRFKQVVHSFWLHVSTIDYKLMPMGLLELNTTLVNSVFSSVTGFLLILIQSDLTLRFSLK from the exons ATGAGGTTCGTTTTAAGGAAAATACGTCGGTTGCTTTTCGCCTGGCAGCGGCTAGTCCCAGCCAAATTCCGTTGGTACAAAGTTCACAGCCAGTTGGTGCTAATATGCCTGactataattatatttttcaatatccTGTTTGGGGTATATCTTGGTCGCTTTGATTTTCGACGAAGAAAGTTCGTGTTTTCAAAACTAGTTACAGCTTATTGCTTTGCAATGGCCTCGATTTTCGGAGCATATTATATCTGGCATGTATACAAGGAGATTTCCATAGGCCAGCTCAGCAGGAGTCATACCATAGAGATATACTGCTATATGAACGTATGTGTATGCCTTATTAACTATGTGACTCAATGGGAGAAAACTAGCCAGATTATTGGGTTTCAAAACAGCGTGCcactttttaaaattctaaaCTCGCTGGACATTTCGTTGAAGGTGGTCATAAGATCATTCACTTACAGCACAATTAAGACTTTTGCATGTCCTTTGATCGAGTACGGAACTCTGAGCCTCTACCAGAAAAGGGCTCACCCTGAACTGCAATGGACGAGCTTTGCAACGGCAAGGACGATGCTACCCGTGATTGTGGCGAATCAGATAAATAATTGCTTCTTTGGTGGCCTGGTAATTGCTGATCTGGTGCTAAGCTCTATTAATCAACAGTTAGAAAATATCGTCAAAGAGGCAAATATGCTACAAACACCCGTGCAAATGGGATTGCAGAAACCATATTACAGGATGCGACGCTTCTGCGAATTGGCGGACGGATTGGATGAGTTGGCCGAAAAATACTATTACTGCGCCATCCTTTCCAAAGGATATCTTCGCTTTACGGACTGGTCAATGGTTCTTTCTTTGCTGATGAACCTAATCGGAATCACACTAGGCTTTTACAATCAGTATATGGCTATTGCCGACCATTACATTAATGAGGAGCCCTTTGATTTTTATCTGGCCATGGTcgttttggtgtttttgtcaGTCCCCTTCATGGAACTTGTAATGGTGGCGCGTATCAGCAATCAAATGCTACGGGAA ACGCGAAAAACTGGAGACCTTTTACAACACATTGACCTTCAGAATGCAGATGTACGTTTCAAGCAAGTCGTCCATTCATTTTGGCTACATGTGTCCACAATTGATTACAAACTAATGCCTATGGGTCTTCTAGAACTTAACACCACCTTGGTGAATTCGGTTTTTTCATCAGTCACTGGGTTTCTTTTAATTCTCATTCAAAGTGACTTGACATTAagattttcattaaaataa